The sequence ACGATGCCAAAGGCAAAAATTTCGAGTTGCGAGTCCGCCGAAAATTTTTTGCCACTGTAGTTTTTTCTTTAGGGAGTGCTGCCGTCTTTAGACATTCTTCATCTTATAAAAAAAGATGTATTTTTAAAGAGAAATGTATGACTATGATTTATGGAAAGCAAAAAACGAAACTCAATAAACATACTCTTCAATAAGCTGTATGAAAAGAGCCAGAAAGCAAAAGTTATAGAATTCACAAATACGGAATTAAAAAAGATTACTCAAGACACTAAATTTATGAATCAGTTTGATGCCACAAAGTTTGATTCTTCTGATTTATTGCCAGAAAGCTTAAAACAAAATGGGTATTTTATAGTTCATCTTGGTAAAGGAAAACACGCGTTTGTAAAGGGAAATGGCTATCATAAATTTGAGAAGATAATCAAAATAAAGAATATAGATGTTACAAAAAGTGTAATAGATGATGTAGGAAATAGCGAAGCTGGAGCAGTTTCATTCATTTACAATGAAGGTATCATACAAGATTTTCTTGGCGTAAAACACCTCAAAATTCACACTGCAAGAAGATCAAAAGTTTCTTTTTCATTCAGAGTAAATGGTTCAAAACTGCATGCTGATAAACAGCAAATAGAGATAGATGGAATATTTGAAACAAAAGACGGAATGATAGTAACCGTTGAAGCCAAAAATGTAGAATACGCCGATTTTGAGATAAGGCAACTTTTCAGCATAAAGAAGTATTTTGATATGCTTATGGAAAAAGGTGACATACCAAAAGGCACAAATCTGCGTTTACTTTTCTTAATGAGATTGAGAAATGAAAAGCAAAATTTATGCAGATTATACGAATACAAATTCACAGATGACGAAGACATTAATTCAATAAAATTTATTCGGGCAGTTCAATATAATATTAGCATAAAAACTAAGTGAATTTGTCTAAAGGATTAATATTTTCCAATCTTTTTTTACCGATTTCAACATATTTAGGGTTAATATCTATGCCTATTGAATTTCTGCCAAGTTCTTTTGCGGCGGCACAAGTTGAGAAACTGCCAGCAAAAGGATCCATAACCCAATCACCTACATTACTGCTGGCTTTTATGAATATTTTTAACAAAGGAACAGGTATCTGACATGGATGAGGAGTTTTATCTTTGCTTACATTTTTTACAAGATTAAATTGAAATACATCATATGGGGCTCTTCCGTTGCTTCCATTTTTCAATCTTTCTTGTATTCTTTTATCCGTTGGATTTTTGTAAGGTTCTGCAATATCTTGTCTATTGAATTTATGTTTTTTTGTTTTTGTGCAAAATATTATAGAATGTTGTGTTCTGGTGAAATTAGTTTTTGAATGACCCGTGTTCGTAGGATAATGCCACGTCATCCATCGTTTGAAAATCATTTTTTCCTTCAAGAACGGCAATAAATAGGCGTTATTCTCTGGATAATTAAACAGATATAGACTTCCATCTTTTTTTAATAAGCGAATACATTCGGAAAGCCAAAGTTTACACCATTCTATATATTCTTCAAATTTTTTATTATCTTTATAAACTCCACCATAATCTTTACCTATATTGAATGGCGGATCTGTGATTATCAAATCTACTGATTCGGAGGGCATTTTTTTCATTATTTCTAAACAATCGCCTACTAATAGTTTATGTTCTGTTGCCATTTTTACCAACTTTCAATTTATTTAATTTTTCATAAACAGCATTATTAACAAAGGCTGAAACTGTTGGGTGTTTATACTTATTTCCGTTCTTATTTAGCCATGCTTGAACTTCTTTTATCAATTTATCGTCTATTCTTACTACACCCATTCTTTACACCGTTACTTTTTGTAACATTATGTTAATAATGTGTTACACTTATATTTAAACCTTTCGTTTTTGAGACGCTCCTTCGTTTTATAATTAAGGTATGAAGAACAGTTTATTAATATTTTCATGCAAAGCAGACGATATTTCCGAAAGACTCGGCGGCACTCTCTTGTAAGATTTAAGAAAAAATTTCGTTAAAATTTTGTTAGACGATTTGCGAAGCAATTTCGTTTTTTTGTTTCCGTTTTGTGAATTTTAACGAAGGCAACAACGAATTTTCGGCGGCAACCTCGTTAAGAGGCGGACTCGTAATTGAGCATAACCACTATTAAGCGAGATAATTATTCGTTTTATAATATAAAACAGTATAAAAAATGAGTTTTATATAATTCATCTCAATAATAAACCATATAGTAAATGATGTCTGTTTTCAGGAAGAAAAATATGAAGTGATTGGCAAGCTTATTGAGGAAATAAAACTCAGAAGGTATTCATATCAAACAGGCAAGTCATATATTTTCATAATGAAAGAATTTCTATCTTCGAGTAAAACACCTAAATAGTTTTACTATCTTACACATCAAAAAGCAAATCAACAAAAAGACCGGCTTATTTTACTTTGGAGTTTTTTCATTAAAATGCACTAAATACTATATTTAAGAAAAATTTCCACTTGCAAAAAGGCCGTTGAAACTGTCCTTAATTTTTGAATAAAGAAGAAATAAACAAAATGATAGAATCTACAAACAATTTGAAGCATAAGATTGCTATCATGTTTCTCTATTATGCTGGCTTGCGTCTGGATGAAATAAGAAATCTTAAATGGGAAGACATAGACTTCGACAGAGAAATAATTCATCTTAAAACAACAAAGAGTGACAAAGAAAGAATTGTATTTCTTCATAAAAAACTGATTGATGTGTTGAAAATATATGAAACTAAGGAAGAAGGCCCAATTTTTATTTCCAAACGGAAAGGGAAATACAACAAGTGGACAATCCAACAAATTGTCAAATCAGCTTCCAAGAAAGCAGGGATAAAGAAGAATATCACACCACATACGCTAAGGCACAGCTTTTTGCGACCCCTCTATTAGAATCTGGCGTTGATATTCTATATATTCAGCAGTTATTGGGACATAGGGACATAAAGATTTAAAAACAACTCAAATCTATACACATGTAACAAACAAAGACATTAAAAAATTAGCAAATCTACTTTGAAATTTTAAAAGTATTTATCAAAGGAATAATTACCTACAATAAGTTAACAGAACCGAAAAAGAAAAAGTTTTAAAATATAACCTTCTTTTTTTTAGTGGTGATGGCAGATGGCAAAAAAAAGGGGAGGAGCAAAGGAAGTAGTGAGTTCTAAAAGCGTTGGAGTTAGCGAATCCAGATTCGATTTTATAGTAGGTATTATTCTTGCAACGCTTGGAGGTTTAATGACATTGCAAAACATGGGTCTTATGCCTGCTCCACTTACTCCCTGGCCAATCGTTCTGGTTATAGTTGGATTTGGATTTATATTTAAAGGAGCGTTTGAATAGGTAAAGAAAGATTTTTCCCACTTCAAAAAGTTCTCGTCCAAAACTCTAAATGGGAGATTTCAGAGTTGGGGATACGCTGATCTTGGAAGCATATTATTTATTTTTTCTTTTCTTTGAGTTTTGATATTTCTCTTTCTGCGCTGCTTATTTCAGCCTTATATGCCATTTTCAGGTAGGCAAGACCGCTTTCGTGATCTTCTTGACTAAAAGACTCTACACAATCTTGAGGTACGGTTATCTTGTAACCTCTAAAGAACGCATCTGCAGCAGTATGCCTAACGCAAATATGAGTATGTAAACCGCAGAGTACAACCTCGTCTACTTTTAGTTCACGTAAGAGCTCATCAAGTTCCGTCCCAAAAAATCCGCTATATCTCCTTTTTGGGATTACATAATCTCCCTTTTTAGGAGCAATTTGAGGTATAACTTGTGCACCAACACTTCCTGCAATTGCATGCGGACCCCATACAGAGAACTCGTGATCTATTTGAGGATAATGAGCATCATTAGTATAAATTATTGGGATACCCGCACTCCTTGCATATTGAACAAGCTTTTGTATATTAGGGACTATTCTTTGTGCCCTGTCGCATTTCAGGCTCCCTGTCACAAAATCGTTGAGCATATCTATGATTATTATTGCTTTCGTCATGACAGATTCCCTTTCTCTTTTTTGGGTATGTAAAAATAAAAAAGTTATTGGACAAAGTCAAAAGGATTCTGATGCAAGAAATATACGATGTAGCAATTGTTGGTGGGGGACCCGCTGGAACCTATTGTGCAAAGTGCGCTGCGGAAATGGGACTTAGTGTGATTCTTCTCGAGGAGAATGAAACTATTGGAGAACCCGTCCATTGTGGGGAATGCCTCTCAAAGCTTTGCACCCTGAATTACGGCATTGACTTACCTCTGGAGGCAATCTCAAAAAAAGTTAAGGGTATACGCGTAGTTTTTCCTTCTGGAAAAGACACTTATCTTGATGAGGAAGGGTATGTTTTAGAAAAGGCCAAATTTGAGCAGTATATTGCAGAGACTGCAGAAAGAAAGGGAGCTACAATGGTACTGGGAGCTAAAGTTGAGGGCATTAAGAAAGGAGAGGATTTATGGTCATTAAGCACAAAAAAGGGTAATTACACATCACGCATACTTGTTGATGCATCGGGTTCATATTCTGTTGTGTCAAATTTCTTGAAGCTTAATGAATCAAGATTTGAAACTGTGGTTGGACTTCAGTATGAGATGGAAGATGTAACTACCTCCGGCTATATTGATTTTTATTTGGATATTGAAGCATTTCCGCATGGATATTTTTGGATTATACCAAAAAGTGGTGAGAGAGCAAATGTAGGGCTTGTCACAAACGAAAAAACAAAAGCAAAGGCTTATTTGGATAGTTACATAGAAAAAATCGGGTTGGATAAAAAAAGAAAAAGAAAGACTTTTGGAGGGCTTATACCTTCATCTGGACCGCTTCCAAAAACTTATGGTGAGAGAGTTATGCTGATAGGTGACGCAGCAGGATTCACAAGTCCTCTTTTTGAGGGAGGAACACACCTTGCAATAGCGTCAGCAAAATATGCAGCTGAAGTTGCTGCCGAAGCAATAAAAAACGGCGAAAGAAGTGCTGAGTTCTTTTCAAAATATGAGAAGATATGGAGGTCGCGCTTTCCTGAATATTCCGCTCTTTTAAAAGGCAAAAACGCTCTTTACAGATTAACAAACAATGAATTAAATCAGGTCGGAGACCTCTTTCCTCAAAAAGTTGCAAATATCAATCTTGCGGAAAAATTAGCTATTGGCATTAAGCTTACTTGGAAGTATCCTCACTTGTATAATAAGGGTATCATTTCGATACTTCGTTCGTTCGGTTATTCCCGC comes from Candidatus Anstonellales archaeon and encodes:
- a CDS encoding tyrosine-type recombinase/integrase; this encodes MNKEEINKMIESTNNLKHKIAIMFLYYAGLRLDEIRNLKWEDIDFDREIIHLKTTKSDKERIVFLHKKLIDVLKIYETKEEGPIFISKRKGKYNKWTIQQIVKSASKKAGIKKNITPHTLRHSFLRPLY
- a CDS encoding NAD(P)/FAD-dependent oxidoreductase; translated protein: MQEIYDVAIVGGGPAGTYCAKCAAEMGLSVILLEENETIGEPVHCGECLSKLCTLNYGIDLPLEAISKKVKGIRVVFPSGKDTYLDEEGYVLEKAKFEQYIAETAERKGATMVLGAKVEGIKKGEDLWSLSTKKGNYTSRILVDASGSYSVVSNFLKLNESRFETVVGLQYEMEDVTTSGYIDFYLDIEAFPHGYFWIIPKSGERANVGLVTNEKTKAKAYLDSYIEKIGLDKKRKRKTFGGLIPSSGPLPKTYGERVMLIGDAAGFTSPLFEGGTHLAIASAKYAAEVAAEAIKNGERSAEFFSKYEKIWRSRFPEYSALLKGKNALYRLTNNELNQVGDLFPQKVANINLAEKLAIGIKLTWKYPHLYNKGIISILRSFGYSRAEFFGW
- a CDS encoding isochorismatase family cysteine hydrolase gives rise to the protein MTKAIIIIDMLNDFVTGSLKCDRAQRIVPNIQKLVQYARSAGIPIIYTNDAHYPQIDHEFSVWGPHAIAGSVGAQVIPQIAPKKGDYVIPKRRYSGFFGTELDELLRELKVDEVVLCGLHTHICVRHTAADAFFRGYKITVPQDCVESFSQEDHESGLAYLKMAYKAEISSAEREISKLKEKKK
- a CDS encoding DNA methyltransferase, with protein sequence MATEHKLLVGDCLEIMKKMPSESVDLIITDPPFNIGKDYGGVYKDNKKFEEYIEWCKLWLSECIRLLKKDGSLYLFNYPENNAYLLPFLKEKMIFKRWMTWHYPTNTGHSKTNFTRTQHSIIFCTKTKKHKFNRQDIAEPYKNPTDKRIQERLKNGSNGRAPYDVFQFNLVKNVSKDKTPHPCQIPVPLLKIFIKASSNVGDWVMDPFAGSFSTCAAAKELGRNSIGIDINPKYVEIGKKRLENINPLDKFT